The following proteins are encoded in a genomic region of Tigriopus californicus strain San Diego chromosome 6, Tcal_SD_v2.1, whole genome shotgun sequence:
- the LOC131882104 gene encoding ski oncogene-like, protein MTDTHSSSGPASTTNSLPTSGATMSGGSAPTHRIKKLLDSFMGSASHSLTGPAAHSDLEEPPYKRMAYKLPPDVELSKTSSLDEDDNEKDLKVKASPGPIKNVDLADRIGNGLVTLSRIDDHASNNHHRHPEKSPSGMGNHVGSRHSLPSVEPQRPRMLMGQHQLPVANHDRGRYVQANDLYSPGSNRHLSGEAIRRLGQSKEQQQPSSNHYQGPLSAVDNRLLPAQDKLRLGATRGGPTTANTATQSFKRPINGIATDPNAMPPSVTVPVLSTRDRGQSELTDTTLNGEKISCFSVGGEFRLCLPQILNTVLDSEPLQRIHQACDELQIYCSTCSPDQLDTLKRLKILPISAYQCGLITKSDAERLCATLLERNPPRASLTGFNAKASPFSFKVEHSCFGKCIGILLPEACTSANARCIECLECEGLFSPPKFVCHSHLNAENRTCHWGFDSANWRSYLHLYEGYVEPERERLQRRFSDFKSKFANLATNNPNCAIMNVVPKRKMSDDHIPTGRIAHPSAALQAASQMASMTGGVPLKKARHSMDSSDLPPQSAAPSAFPVGSLPPGADPVAYYYSMVASKGQIHPAAAAWAANMAAIKEGKTPPFPNFPPGSVPVGGGASLGYGSQMRAANNPMIRRSSSSPTPPMTGRSSSLKSSPASSQVDSPGEQRTSSAFGHNLGGNPRQSPLVVSTPPSTLAHFNRGENTPTLAHGAPRNKISLAEDIQTIRDALDGASSQARERTLKILERLTARLALAESERDRAISDLSSFQKKFRVLEDELMKKREELRELLRQEGLSHRSAVTLELLTESAELRGSVGGSRSDRGGVPSNPEDLVSPTSKKTFSSLPKIEMKSPARVIEEKEQRYSNCVSRSSTRSSQGGAPDTPIGSEGFPPPSSTPSSVVRASSAGLIGSTERETNELAQNPTPETNQRHRSGTPVSTKSKDSEDLRDRMMTMEAELRALREELSTRTLPKKKPVPMSTLPTHGGDSDSKTKLDNGPCQKASENHENDEKVANMKNPIKTKAASTTE, encoded by the exons ATGACAGACACCCATTCCAGTTCAGGTCCAGCCTCGACCACGAACTCCCTGCCCACGTCTGGTGCCACCATGAGTGGGGGTTCCGCCCCCACCCACAGAATCAAGAAACTTTTAGACTCGTTCATGGGCTCAGCTAGCCACTCTCTCACGGGTCCGGCGGCTCACTCCGACCTTGAGGAACCGCCTTACAAAAGAATGGCTTACAAACTTCCACCTGATGTCGAGTTAAGCAAAACCTCGTCCTTGGACGAGGACGACAATGAGAAAGATCTTAAAGTGAAAGCCTCGCCTGGACCCATTAAAAATGTCGATCTGGCAGACCGGATAGGCAATGGTCTTGTAACTTTATCAAG GATAGATGATCATGCCTCGAATAATCACCACCGACACCCCGAAAAATCACCATCCGGAATGGGCAACCACGTCGGTTCCAGGCACAGTCTACCCAGTGTGGAACCTCAGAGACCTCGGATGTTAATGGGACAGCACCAATTACCTGTAGCCAATCATGATCGAGGTCGCTATGTTCAAGCCAATGATCTGTATTCTCCCGGCTCTAATCGACACCTGAGTGGCGAAGCAATTAGAAGATTAGGTCAAAgcaaagagcaacaacaaccttCAAGCAACCACTATCAGGGTCCATTGTCAGCGGTTGATAACCGGCTCCTACCCGCACAG GACAAACTGCGATTAGGTGCCACCAGAGGCGGTCCTACCACTGCCAATACTGCGACGCAGTCTTTTAAGCGCCCTATCAATGGCATTGCTACTGATCCTAATGCCATGCCCCCATCCGTCACAGTTCCGGTCCTTTCTACCCGGGACCGTGGTCAAAGTGAGCTCACAGACACCACCCTCAATGGAGAAAAGATCAGCTGTTTTTCAGTGGGTGGTGAATTCCGGCTCTGTTTGCCTCAGATCTTGAATACCGTTCTGGACTCGGAGCCGTTGCAACGGATCCACCAAGCTTGTGACGAGCTGCAGATATATTGCTCCACGTGCTCCCCTGACCAATTGGACACTCTGAAACGACTCAAGATCCTACCCATTTCAGCCTATCAGTGCGGCTTGATAACAAAAAGTGACGCCGAAAGGCTTTGTGCCACCTTGTTGGAGCGGAACCCACCACGTGCTAGTCTGACAGGATTCAATGCCAAGGCATCTCCTTTCTCCTTCAAGGTGGAACATTCGTGCTTTGGAAAGTGCATCGGGATTCTGCTACCGGAGGCTTGCACCAGTGCCAATGCACGATGCATTGAATGCCTCGAATGCGAGGGTCTCTTTTCGCCcccaaagtttgtttgccactCGCATCTCAATGCCGAGAACCGGACCTGCCATTGGGGGTTTGATTCGGCCAACTGGCGGTCCTACCTTCATTTGTACGAAGGATACGTGGAACCGGAGCGAGAGCGTCTACAGAGGCGATTCAGTGACTTCAAGAGCAAGTTCGCCAACTTGGCCACCAACAACCCGAATTGCGCTATCATGAACGTTGTGCCCAAACGTAAAATG AGCGATGATCATATTCCCACTGGAAGGATTGCACACCCTTCTGCCGCGTTGCAAGCTGCATCTCAAATGGCCTCTATGACCGGAGGAGTACCCTTAAAAAAGGCTCGCCATTCCATGGACTCTAGTGATCTTCCACCTCAGAGTGCCGCTCCAAGTGCCTTTCCGGTGGGGTCGTTGCCACCAGGGGCAGATCCTGTGGCCTATTACTATAGTATGGTCGCGAGCAAGGGCCAGATTCATCCGGCAGCGGCAGCTTGGGCGGCCAATATGGCAGCTATTAAG GAAGGAAAGACGCCACCTTTCCCCAACTTCCCTCCAGGTTCAGTCCCTGTGGGCGGAGGAGCATCATTAGGGTACGGGTCCCAGATGCGAGCCGCCAATAATCCAATGATCCGAAGGTCAAGCAGTTCACCCACACCCCCAATGACTGGGAGATCCTCATCTCTGAAATCTAGTCCTGCCTCCTCTCAAGTGGATAGTCCGGGTGAGCAACGGACATCATCTGCCTTTGGGCACAACTTGG GTGGAAATCCGCGTCAGTCTCCGTTGGTAGTTTCAACTCCACCATCGACATTGGCCCATTTCAATCGAGGTGAAAATACACCAACATTAGCCCATGGTGCTCCAAGGAATAAGATATCCTTGGCAGAGGATATTCAAACCATTCGAGACGCCTTGGACGGAGCCTCATCTCAAGCTAGGGAAAGAACGTTAAAGATCCTGGAAAGACTGACTGCACGGCTAGCCTTGGCTGAGTCCGAACGAGATCGAGCCATTT ctGATCTGAGCAgttttcaaaagaagtttCGAGTGCTAGAGGATGAGctcatgaaaaaaagagaagaactGCGAGAACTGCTTCGCCAAGAAGGTCTGTCACATCGGTCAGCTGTCACACTAGAGCTCCTCACGGAGTCGGCAGAGCTCCGTGGGAGCGTAGGTGGGTCAAGGAGTGACCGAGGAGGAGTGCCAAGCAACCCCGAGGATCTAGTTAGTCCAACCTCGAAGAAAACATTCTCTTCTTTGCCCAAAATCGAGATGAAAAGCCCTGCTCGTGTAATAGAGGAGAAGGAACAACGCTATTCTAACTGCGTCAGCCGGAGTTCCACTCGAAGCTCTCAAGGAGGGGCTCCTGACACCCCAATTGGGTCTGAAGGATTTCCTCCGCCATCAAGCACTCCATCGAGTGTGGTTCGAGCATCGTCGGCTGGGCTAATAGGATCCACGGAGCGAGAAACCAATGAGTTGGCACAGAATCCTACCCCAGAAACAAATCAGAGGCATCGGTCAGGGACACCCGTCAGCACAAAATCAAAG GATTCGGAAGATCTTAGGGATCGGATGATGACCATGGAGGCTGAACTGAGAGCCCTTCGGGAAGAACTCTCAACCCGGACGTTACCGAAAAAGAAGCCTGTGCCCATGAGCACTCTGCCAACACATGGTGGAGACTCAGATTCAAAAACCAAACTCGATAATGGTCCATGTCAAAAAGCTAGCGAGAATCATGAGAACGACGAGAAAGTCGCCAACATGAAGAATCCAATTAAGACTAAGGCCGCTTCGACAACGGAATAA